In the genome of Arthrobacter citreus, one region contains:
- a CDS encoding recombinase family protein: MNTRKIGYVRVSSKDQNELRQLELIKQQGVSDRDLFIDKQSGKNFDREQYQLMKRVLRKGDVLYIHSLDRFGRNKEDILNEWNEITKVIGADIVVLDMPLLDTTKHKDSLGTFISDLVLQILSWIAEEERMKIRTRQREGIDIAIRNGTLFGRPKAAIDEKFLAAYRKWKAGEITGTAAIEEAGVKRTTFYKLVKEIEEETK, from the coding sequence ATGAACACAAGAAAAATTGGTTATGTACGAGTATCATCTAAGGATCAAAATGAATTACGTCAGCTTGAATTAATAAAGCAGCAAGGTGTTTCAGATCGTGACTTATTCATTGATAAGCAATCTGGCAAAAACTTTGATCGTGAACAGTACCAACTCATGAAACGAGTCTTAAGGAAAGGTGATGTATTGTATATACATAGCCTTGATCGTTTTGGCCGAAATAAAGAGGACATCTTAAACGAGTGGAACGAGATTACAAAAGTAATAGGGGCGGACATTGTTGTTTTGGACATGCCACTCCTGGATACTACTAAACACAAAGATAGTTTAGGTACTTTTATAAGTGATCTAGTTTTGCAGATTCTGTCTTGGATAGCGGAGGAAGAACGCATGAAGATCCGCACCAGACAAAGAGAAGGTATTGATATAGCCATAAGGAATGGTACACTGTTTGGCAGACCGAAAGCAGCAATAGATGAAAAGTTTCTTGCAGCTTATCGAAAATGGAAAGCGGGAGAAATCACAGGTACCGCAGCAATAGAAGAAGCAGGAGTAAAGCGCACAACCTTTTATAAGCTAGTGAAAGAAATCGAAGAGGAAACAAAATGA
- a CDS encoding helix-turn-helix transcriptional regulator, producing the protein MIRTTKEVGAVLRQKRINQLLSLRDLSEIINISKSLLSKYELGQRNISRNHFPVIVDYLNGHFDQEIMKIRLDDLQQKYEHLTGKRGLELWGLVE; encoded by the coding sequence ATGATTAGAACAACTAAAGAAGTTGGGGCGGTATTACGCCAAAAACGTATAAATCAGCTACTTTCATTACGTGATTTGTCAGAGATTATAAATATCAGTAAATCATTATTGAGTAAATACGAACTGGGGCAAAGGAACATATCTCGTAATCATTTTCCGGTGATTGTTGACTATTTGAATGGTCACTTTGATCAAGAGATTATGAAAATTCGATTAGATGATTTACAGCAAAAATATGAGCATTTAACAGGTAAGAGAGGGTTGGAGTTATGGGGATTGGTGGAGTAA